A stretch of the Chlorobiota bacterium genome encodes the following:
- a CDS encoding sigma-70 family RNA polymerase sigma factor: protein MKNTLDKEIVDRILQNDKSAFIDLINRYKNKGFSLSMKILKNKEDAEEALQDSFIRVFNALNNFNWNSSFSTWFYRIVFNVCYSRTQAGSEKFYKLGSSISDMEEGGVDSIGSNKMTPDTILINSEIEKIVNEEIEKLPPHYSIVLDLFLLQEQSYEEIVSITGINMGTVKAQISRARIILRNNVANRLELNSLANIY, encoded by the coding sequence TTGAAAAATACATTAGATAAAGAAATAGTAGATAGGATTTTGCAAAATGATAAATCTGCTTTTATTGATTTGATAAATCGATATAAGAATAAAGGATTTTCATTGTCTATGAAAATACTTAAAAACAAAGAAGATGCAGAAGAAGCTTTACAAGATTCATTTATTAGGGTTTTTAATGCTTTAAATAATTTCAACTGGAATTCTTCTTTTTCTACTTGGTTCTATAGAATTGTTTTTAATGTATGTTATTCAAGAACCCAGGCAGGAAGTGAAAAATTTTACAAACTAGGATCTTCAATTAGTGACATGGAGGAAGGTGGTGTTGATAGCATAGGATCTAATAAGATGACTCCAGATACAATTTTAATCAATAGTGAAATAGAAAAAATTGTAAATGAAGAAATTGAAAAACTACCTCCACATTATTCAATTGTTCTAGATTTATTTCTACTTCAAGAGCAAAGTTATGAGGAGATTGTATCAATAACTGGAATTAATATGGGTACAGTTAAAGCACAAATTAGCCGAGCAAGGATTATATTAAGGAATAATGTTGCTAATCGACTTGAATTAAATAGTTTAGCAAATATCTATTAG
- a CDS encoding Spy/CpxP family protein refolding chaperone, which produces MKKTIGYLSTLLMISIVSLSSLFASGNCGGDKKACGPDQCMQKLNLTQEQKDKMKVLKEGFKTSTETTRNEIKELKNKAKLIKSEGEATGLSEVKLQIEAKANEIKLAHEKLESDIKNLLTEEQKLKLDTMMKSCGNKNKSCGDKKEKGCCKGKEKKDAGTIEMNNGAKIN; this is translated from the coding sequence ATGAAAAAAACAATCGGATATTTAAGCACTTTATTGATGATTTCAATTGTATCCTTAAGTTCATTATTTGCATCAGGAAACTGTGGTGGAGATAAAAAAGCTTGTGGACCAGATCAATGTATGCAAAAACTTAATTTAACTCAAGAACAAAAGGACAAAATGAAAGTTTTAAAGGAAGGATTTAAAACTTCTACTGAAACTACAAGAAATGAAATTAAAGAGTTAAAGAATAAAGCAAAGCTAATAAAATCTGAAGGAGAAGCTACTGGACTTTCAGAGGTAAAACTTCAAATTGAGGCTAAAGCTAATGAAATTAAATTAGCTCATGAAAAATTAGAATCTGATATTAAAAATTTGTTAACTGAAGAACAAAAATTAAAGTTAGATACGATGATGAAATCATGTGGAAATAAAAATAAAAGTTGTGGAGATAAAAAAGAAAAAGGATGCTGTAAAGGAAAAGAAAAGAAAGATGCTGGTACAATCGAAATGAATAATGGAGCAAAAATTAACTAG
- a CDS encoding NTP transferase domain-containing protein, whose product MIEAMIFSAGLGTRLKPITDYLPKALVEVNKITVLERVIKRLKSFGVQKIIVNVHHYEDLIIDFLKNKNYFDLDIKISIEVDILLDTGGGLKYAEKYFSKEYPILLHNVDIVSNINLNKLYENYQTNNSLVTLAVQNRKSDRYFIFNSEYNLCGYGNLNCEEIMDKNIIGDEFYRLGFTGIHIISPEIFNKIIQNGSFSIRDIYLNLAKNGEIIKGVLCDESYWFDIGSISKLNETNTFMKKNNY is encoded by the coding sequence ATGATTGAAGCAATGATATTTTCTGCTGGATTAGGAACCAGACTTAAACCAATAACAGATTATTTACCAAAAGCACTTGTTGAAGTTAATAAAATAACTGTTTTAGAAAGAGTTATTAAAAGATTGAAATCTTTTGGTGTACAAAAAATAATAGTAAATGTTCACCATTATGAAGATTTGATAATTGATTTTCTTAAAAATAAAAATTACTTCGATTTGGATATTAAAATTTCAATTGAAGTTGATATATTACTAGATACAGGAGGAGGTTTGAAATATGCTGAAAAGTACTTCTCAAAAGAGTATCCAATATTACTTCATAACGTTGATATAGTTTCAAATATCAATCTAAACAAGTTATATGAAAATTACCAAACAAATAATTCATTAGTAACTTTAGCAGTTCAAAATAGAAAATCTGATAGATATTTTATTTTCAATTCAGAATATAATTTATGTGGATATGGAAATTTAAATTGTGAAGAAATTATGGACAAAAACATAATAGGAGATGAATTTTACAGATTAGGATTTACTGGTATTCATATAATATCTCCAGAAATTTTTAATAAAATAATCCAAAATGGATCGTTTTCTATTAGAGATATATATTTGAACTTAGCTAAAAATGGTGAGATAATTAAAGGAGTGTTATGTGATGAAAGTTATTGGTTTGATATAGGTTCTATAAGTAAATTGAATGAAACAAATACTTTTATGAAAAAAAATAATTATTAA
- a CDS encoding bifunctional (p)ppGpp synthetase/guanosine-3',5'-bis(diphosphate) 3'-pyrophosphohydrolase: protein MSKENHSILNRDNFSTESNPFLTEEYKNECLDRLLNSCKAHFKIFDSDLIKRAFYLCYDAHKKMIRASGEPYWTHPWNVAMIVAQEITIDDVSVAAALLHDVVEDTNFTIEDIKEEFGFEIAEIVDGVTKIGGVFHSYEVSQAASYRKLLLSMVNDVRVILVKFADRLHNIRTLSFLPINKQIRIAKETLEIYAPFANRFGLAKLKWELEDLSFKYINPDAYNQIKNGLKIKREERENYINSSLDLLKSRLDKEGFTYQIAGRPKHIYSIYNKMRIQGKDIDEIHDLFALRIILDTISPNDCFTVYGIISEVFTPVPEKFKNYISVPKKNGYQSIHTTVIGPNGKQVEIQIRTKKMHEIAERGVAAHFLYKESTDAVRNPLISIDKQMEDWVSWMRDVFDKAGSTNASQEVIESFKMNLFQDEIYVFTPKGELRILPKGSTPIDFAFEIHSAVGLHCIGAKVSGRIVPLNSELKSGDQIEILTSKNQTPSLDWEKFAFTHKAQNSIRKFFNESKRLKIKIGKDAWQKICKKEKFHINDDDLENICLALKYSNTNEMFFEIANEIITSEKALTLIKEKLKPYVILNQSEDQSSEIIHYDKFIKEARFSNGIIVNGDVKGLNYSYARCCNPIPGDLVMGVISSGKGVIVHRSNCNNIISLLQKPKIRNQIVDVNWDTNNSIEFLSGIRVSGLDRAGILNDVTHAILTCDNTNIRSVNIYSKDSIFEGYVTLIVKDLPHLLKLMERLRKIRNVKLVERFEQLT, encoded by the coding sequence ATGTCAAAAGAAAATCATTCTATATTAAATCGTGATAATTTTAGTACAGAATCTAATCCTTTTTTAACCGAAGAGTATAAAAATGAATGTTTAGATAGATTACTTAATTCATGCAAAGCACATTTCAAAATTTTTGATTCAGATTTAATTAAAAGAGCATTTTATTTATGTTATGATGCTCACAAAAAAATGATACGAGCTTCTGGAGAACCTTACTGGACTCATCCTTGGAATGTTGCAATGATTGTTGCTCAAGAAATTACTATTGATGATGTTTCTGTTGCAGCAGCATTATTACATGATGTTGTAGAAGATACTAATTTTACAATTGAAGATATAAAAGAGGAATTTGGTTTTGAAATTGCAGAAATTGTTGATGGTGTTACAAAAATTGGAGGTGTATTTCATAGTTATGAAGTTTCACAAGCAGCTAGTTACAGAAAGTTACTCTTATCTATGGTAAATGATGTAAGAGTTATATTGGTAAAGTTTGCTGATAGACTTCATAATATTAGAACATTATCATTTTTACCTATTAATAAACAAATCAGAATTGCAAAGGAAACCTTAGAAATTTATGCTCCATTTGCAAATAGATTTGGTTTAGCAAAACTAAAATGGGAACTTGAAGATTTATCATTTAAGTATATAAACCCTGATGCTTATAATCAAATAAAAAATGGATTAAAAATAAAGCGAGAAGAACGTGAAAACTATATAAATTCTTCACTAGATTTACTTAAATCTAGATTAGATAAAGAAGGTTTTACATACCAAATTGCAGGTAGACCAAAACATATTTATTCAATATATAATAAAATGAGAATCCAAGGAAAAGATATTGATGAAATACATGATTTATTTGCATTAAGAATTATTTTAGATACTATAAGTCCTAATGATTGTTTTACTGTATATGGAATTATTTCTGAGGTTTTCACTCCTGTCCCTGAAAAGTTTAAAAACTATATATCAGTACCTAAGAAAAATGGGTATCAATCTATCCATACAACTGTTATTGGTCCTAACGGTAAGCAAGTGGAAATTCAAATTAGAACTAAAAAGATGCATGAAATTGCAGAACGAGGAGTTGCTGCTCATTTTCTTTACAAAGAATCAACTGATGCAGTTCGTAATCCATTGATAAGTATTGATAAACAGATGGAGGATTGGGTTTCTTGGATGAGAGATGTATTTGATAAAGCAGGCTCAACAAACGCTTCACAAGAAGTTATTGAAAGTTTTAAAATGAATTTATTTCAAGATGAAATTTATGTTTTTACACCAAAAGGAGAATTAAGAATATTACCAAAAGGATCAACTCCAATTGATTTCGCTTTTGAGATACATTCTGCTGTTGGGCTTCATTGTATAGGAGCAAAAGTTTCAGGTAGAATTGTTCCTTTGAATTCAGAATTAAAATCTGGAGATCAAATTGAAATATTAACTTCAAAAAATCAAACCCCTAGTTTAGATTGGGAAAAATTTGCATTTACTCATAAAGCTCAAAATTCTATTCGCAAATTTTTCAATGAATCTAAAAGATTAAAAATAAAAATTGGTAAAGATGCTTGGCAAAAGATATGTAAAAAAGAAAAATTTCATATAAATGATGATGACTTAGAAAACATTTGTTTAGCTTTAAAATATAGTAATACAAATGAAATGTTTTTTGAGATTGCAAACGAAATAATTACATCTGAAAAAGCTTTAACTTTAATTAAGGAAAAACTAAAACCTTATGTTATACTAAATCAGTCAGAAGATCAATCTTCTGAAATTATTCATTATGATAAGTTTATTAAAGAAGCTAGATTTTCAAATGGAATTATTGTGAATGGCGATGTTAAAGGGTTGAATTATTCTTACGCAAGATGCTGTAACCCAATTCCTGGTGATTTAGTAATGGGTGTCATTTCTTCTGGAAAAGGAGTAATAGTTCATCGTTCAAATTGTAATAACATTATTTCTTTACTTCAAAAACCAAAAATTAGAAATCAAATAGTTGACGTAAATTGGGATACTAATAACAGCATTGAATTTTTATCTGGAATTAGAGTATCAGGTCTAGATCGAGCTGGTATTTTAAATGATGTTACACATGCAATTTTAACATGTGATAATACTAACATTAGAAGTGTAAACATATATTCTAAAGATTCCATTTTTGAAGGTTATGTTACTCTAATTGTAAAAGATTTACCTCATTTGTTAAAACTAATGGAGCGATTAAGAAAGATAAGAAATGTTAAATTAGTTGAGAGATTTGAACAATTGACTTAA